A genomic region of Eucalyptus grandis isolate ANBG69807.140 chromosome 5, ASM1654582v1, whole genome shotgun sequence contains the following coding sequences:
- the LOC104447008 gene encoding uncharacterized protein LOC104447008, with amino-acid sequence MRPLKLFLLFIFVFVALKPTQEARDFICVVLDNTSNTPCNRFKDEIGSEFAVETLSTASDFVLETFNQSNGGGRGYSTVLAIIESFVANGYPPTIATNNGNQFRVDADYLQAYVGDVKAEFTGIVYHESARVWQWTGSDTAPIGLITGIADYIRLNARWPSKYWPPRGSGSRWDDGHAVTAYFLEFCSGKRRGFVSDLNAMRESLYSDAFFVIILGQSVDELWEEYIMLQYETTVPAPALAPEHAY; translated from the coding sequence ATGAGACCTTTGAagctctttcttctcttcatttttgtcTTCGTTGCTCTGAAACCAACACAAGAAGCTCGAGACTTTATCTGTGtggtccttgacaacacctcCAACACCCCCTGCAACAGATTCAAGGATGAGATCGGATCTGAATTCGCTGTGGAAACTTTATCAACCGCTTCTGACTTCGTCTTGGAGACGTTCAATCAAAGCAACGGTGGGGGAAGAGGCTACTCCACGGTGCTTGCGATCATCGAGAGCTTCGTTGCTAATGGATATCCCCCCACCATCGCAACCAACAACGGTAACCAATTCCGAGTGGACGCAGACTACCTCCAAGCATATGTCGGTGACGTGAAGGCCGAGTTCACGGGGATTGTATACCACGAAAGCGCTCGCGTATGGCAATGGACAGGCAGTGATACTGCCCCCATTGGCCTTATCACAGGCATTGCCGACTACATCCGGTTGAACGCGAGATGGCCATCAAAGTATTGGCCGCCGAGAGGGTCTGGTTCCAGATGGGACGATGGGCATGCCGTGACGGCATATTTCCTGGAGTTTTGCAGCGGGAAGAGGCGTGGGTTCGTGTCGGACCTCAACGCAATGAGGGAGAGTTTGTACTCCGATGCGTTTTTCGTGATTATTCTTGGTCAGTCTGTGGATGAATTATGGGAGGAGTATATCATGTTACAGTATGAGACCACTGTCCCCGCACCAGCATTAGCACCGGAGCATGCGTACTGA